The Patescibacteria group bacterium genome contains a region encoding:
- a CDS encoding transposase — translation MENKIRERKLAPRLKDFDYSTDGAYFITTCTQNRENFFGEIENEKIVLNNCGKIVQKCWNDLPNHYSNCRLDEFVIMPNHFHGIIWIDNLFEPVGTGFKPVPTNPEPVPTHATLHGLSEIIRGFKTFSSRQINIKFVEQSTPLVFRWQRSFYDHIIRDEDELNRIRDYIRLNPAHWMKDKNFRNNDK, via the coding sequence GTGGAAAATAAAATCCGCGAACGCAAGCTCGCACCGAGATTGAAGGATTTTGATTATTCGACTGACGGCGCATATTTCATCACGACCTGCACGCAAAATCGCGAAAACTTTTTTGGCGAAATCGAAAATGAAAAAATCGTTTTGAATAATTGTGGAAAAATCGTACAAAAATGCTGGAATGATTTGCCGAATCATTATTCGAATTGTCGTTTGGATGAATTCGTCATTATGCCGAATCATTTTCATGGAATTATTTGGATTGATAATTTATTCGAACCCGTAGGGACAGGTTTTAAACCTGTCCCTACTAATCCCGAACCTGTCCCTACGCACGCCACACTGCACGGTCTTTCAGAAATTATCCGCGGATTCAAAACATTTTCCTCGCGACAAATAAACATCAAATTCGTGGAACAATCCACGCCTCTCGTATTTCGCTGGCAACGCAGCTTCTATGACCACATCATCCGCGATGAAGACGAACTAAATCGTATCCGGGATTATATCCGGCTAAACCCCGCACACTGGATGAAAGATAAAAATTTTCGCAACAACGATAAATAA
- the recA gene encoding recombinase RecA, which produces MDDNKRKALEAALGQISKNFGEGAIMRLGEAKRINVATIPTGSISLDLALGGGLPKGRVIEIYGPESSGKTTLSLHVISEFQKAGGQAAFVDAEHALDPEYAAHIGVDVDNLLISQPDTGEQALEIVETLVRSNAVDVIVIDSVAALTPRAEIEGEMGGSLPGLQARLMSQALRKLTAIVAKSGTTLIFLNQLRMKIGVMFGNPETTSGGNALKFYASVRLDIRRTGKIDTGTGDAKQTIGNSTRVKVVKNKVAPPFRQAEFEIRYNVGIDKASDLILTGNKLGVIGKAGAFIEIEGTKYQGMEKARAALLADKKLFATVDKKVRVAAKGVDLATGEVK; this is translated from the coding sequence ATGGATGATAATAAAAGAAAAGCGCTCGAAGCCGCACTCGGACAAATCTCGAAAAATTTTGGTGAGGGCGCAATCATGCGGCTCGGCGAAGCGAAACGCATCAATGTCGCGACGATTCCGACCGGCTCGATTTCGCTCGACCTCGCGCTCGGCGGTGGCTTGCCGAAAGGTCGCGTGATTGAAATTTATGGTCCGGAAAGTTCCGGCAAAACGACGCTCTCGCTGCATGTCATTTCAGAGTTTCAGAAAGCCGGCGGTCAAGCCGCCTTCGTCGATGCCGAACACGCGCTCGATCCGGAATACGCCGCACACATCGGCGTCGATGTCGACAACCTGCTGATTTCCCAACCAGACACCGGTGAGCAAGCACTCGAAATCGTGGAAACTTTGGTGCGCTCAAACGCGGTCGATGTAATCGTGATCGACTCGGTCGCGGCACTCACGCCCCGCGCAGAAATCGAAGGTGAAATGGGCGGATCACTGCCAGGACTGCAGGCGCGTCTGATGAGCCAAGCCTTGCGCAAACTGACTGCCATCGTCGCGAAATCTGGGACGACGCTAATTTTCCTGAATCAGCTTCGCATGAAAATCGGCGTGATGTTCGGCAATCCCGAGACCACGAGCGGCGGTAATGCGCTGAAATTTTATGCTTCGGTGCGCCTCGACATCCGCCGCACAGGTAAGATCGACACCGGTACTGGCGATGCAAAACAAACCATCGGCAACTCAACGCGCGTGAAAGTCGTGAAAAATAAAGTCGCGCCACCGTTCCGCCAAGCGGAATTCGAGATTCGCTACAATGTCGGAATTGATAAAGCCTCCGATTTGATTTTGACCGGCAATAAACTTGGTGTGATCGGCAAAGCTGGCGCATTCATCGAGATCGAAGGCACGAAATATCAGGGCATGGAAAAAGCGCGCGCCGCCCTACTCGCCGACAAAAAACTTTTCGCCACGGTCGATAAAAAAGTTCGCGTCGCTGCCAAAGGCGTCGATCTCGCGACAGGCGAAGTGAAGTGA
- a CDS encoding TspO/MBR family protein, translating to MNFFATNAPGWYASLIKPSFAPPAAAFGIAWSILYPIIFITFGIVFWLAAKKKIPRLVALPFALNLLYNFAFSPIQFGLQNNLLAAADIILVLATLIWAIFAIWKHSKVLALAQIPYLLWVCFATVLQISVTVLNA from the coding sequence ATGAATTTCTTTGCCACGAATGCGCCGGGCTGGTACGCCAGCCTCATCAAGCCGAGCTTCGCGCCACCGGCTGCAGCCTTTGGAATTGCTTGGTCGATTTTGTATCCGATTATTTTCATCACCTTCGGCATCGTGTTTTGGCTCGCTGCAAAGAAAAAAATTCCGCGCCTCGTCGCGCTCCCCTTCGCGCTAAATTTGCTTTACAACTTCGCTTTCTCACCAATCCAATTCGGTCTGCAAAATAATCTACTCGCCGCTGCCGACATCATCTTGGTACTCGCGACGCTCATTTGGGCGATCTTCGCCATCTGGAAACACTCGAAAGTTTTGGCGCTCGCGCAAATCCCCTATTTGCTGTGGGTTTGCTTCGCGACGGTTTTGCAAATCTCGGTTACCGTTTTAAACGCCTGA
- a CDS encoding RluA family pseudouridine synthase — translation MAYFHFKIAEDEILTRLDKFLAKELPQFSRSLLAKCELLVNSKPAKPAQKIAAGDLIEVKVPPLKTLKIEPENLPLQILFEDSEILVVDKASGMVVHPTDHGGHVAGTLVNAVLFHLKKKASEDRRPGIVHRLDRETSGCLVVAKTEAAKTFLGKEFAERRVEKFYLALVAGKLKTPRGRIDAPMGRDPRDPTRRRVLTGAGAREAVTEFEVVEQFAEATLVRIKLLTGRTHQIRVHFQSIGYPLVGDPTYSTKKLNEKFAAPRMFLHAAELKFHHPKTKELVEFNSPLPTELKNYLRRLKR, via the coding sequence ATGGCTTACTTTCATTTCAAAATTGCGGAGGACGAAATTCTGACTCGTCTCGATAAATTTTTAGCCAAAGAGTTGCCACAGTTTTCGCGTTCCTTGCTCGCGAAATGCGAGCTGCTCGTGAACTCCAAGCCAGCCAAGCCGGCGCAAAAAATCGCGGCGGGCGATTTGATTGAGGTCAAAGTTCCGCCACTCAAGACACTTAAAATTGAACCGGAAAATTTACCGCTCCAAATTCTCTTCGAAGATTCCGAAATTCTCGTCGTCGACAAAGCAAGTGGGATGGTTGTCCACCCGACGGATCACGGCGGGCATGTCGCGGGGACATTGGTCAATGCGGTCTTGTTTCATTTGAAAAAAAAGGCGAGCGAGGATCGACGACCGGGCATCGTGCATCGGCTCGACCGCGAAACTTCCGGCTGTCTCGTCGTCGCCAAGACGGAAGCCGCCAAGACTTTTCTCGGCAAGGAATTTGCCGAACGCCGCGTCGAGAAATTTTATCTCGCGCTCGTCGCTGGCAAGCTGAAAACTCCGCGTGGGCGCATTGATGCGCCGATGGGGCGCGATCCGCGTGATCCGACACGCCGCCGCGTATTGACTGGGGCTGGCGCACGGGAAGCGGTGACGGAATTCGAAGTCGTCGAGCAATTCGCGGAGGCGACGCTCGTACGAATCAAATTGCTCACGGGCCGGACGCACCAAATTCGCGTGCATTTCCAGTCGATTGGCTATCCGCTCGTCGGCGATCCGACTTATTCTACGAAGAAGCTGAATGAAAAATTTGCCGCGCCGCGGATGTTTTTGCATGCCGCCGAATTGAAATTTCACCATCCCAAAACCAAAGAACTCGTCGAATTTAATTCGCCTTTGCCTACTGAATTGAAAAATTACCTCAGGCGTTTAAAACGGTAA
- a CDS encoding magnesium transporter CorA family protein: MQPISPMNGISKPITHKDLKWYDFPKPDQSTIDFLAKKFKFHPLDLEDCLTEIQRPKIDEYPNYLFIVLHFPIWNQRIGRITTEEVDIFISQNFVVTLHNDALAPIEKIRTACQKKYGREKYCGRGSGYFLYELTSELFDYCFPIIDKMWQQAGSIERDVFDQEGMRDLLKDIMLLKKNIITFRRILQPERPVISSLEHKNKKFLPEKLEAYFDDVVDKIEKQWNSLDSLKEVAETLQDANESLISHRSGETIKILTIFSVIMLPLTLISGIFGMNVSLPLQESPTAFLTVSGVMLVTVITMLAYFRWKKWW, from the coding sequence GTGCAACCAATTTCGCCAATGAACGGCATTTCCAAGCCAATCACGCACAAAGATTTGAAGTGGTACGATTTTCCCAAACCAGACCAATCGACTATTGATTTTTTAGCGAAAAAATTTAAATTTCATCCGCTCGACCTCGAGGACTGCCTCACCGAGATTCAGCGACCGAAGATTGACGAGTACCCGAATTATCTTTTTATCGTCCTGCATTTCCCAATCTGGAATCAGCGCATAGGACGCATCACGACTGAAGAGGTCGATATTTTTATTAGCCAAAATTTCGTCGTCACGCTACACAATGACGCGCTCGCGCCAATTGAAAAAATCCGTACTGCTTGCCAAAAAAAATACGGACGCGAAAAATATTGCGGGCGCGGCAGCGGTTATTTCTTGTATGAATTGACGAGTGAGCTCTTCGACTACTGTTTCCCGATTATCGACAAAATGTGGCAACAAGCCGGCTCAATCGAACGCGATGTTTTCGACCAAGAAGGTATGCGCGACCTCTTGAAAGACATCATGCTGCTGAAAAAAAACATCATTACTTTCCGTAGAATTCTGCAGCCGGAACGACCGGTTATCTCCTCGCTTGAGCACAAAAATAAAAAGTTTCTACCGGAAAAGCTTGAAGCCTATTTCGATGATGTCGTGGATAAGATCGAGAAACAATGGAATTCGCTCGACTCACTGAAGGAGGTCGCCGAGACTCTGCAGGACGCGAACGAAAGTTTGATTTCGCACCGCAGTGGCGAGACGATCAAAATTCTCACAATCTTCAGCGTGATTATGTTGCCGCTGACTTTGATTTCCGGAATCTTCGGCATGAATGTCTCATTACCGCTGCAAGAAAGTCCGACTGCCTTTCTCACGGTGTCCGGTGTAATGCTCGTGACTGTCATCACTATGCTGGCGTATTTTCGCTGGAAAAAATGGTGGTAG
- the lexA gene encoding transcriptional repressor LexA: MLTTRQNRFLELLRNFIALHGDSPTLAEMKVWMEENDWGEVSSLNSVKQYLDALVDKGFIARESKKRGITLVDDKLTTQKIPLIDSRVSCGSATNLLEDNACDFLEVSKKLIRSFEKVFAFRCEGDSMNQAGIDDGDCVLVRPETHDVRDGDLVLASVNDCGIVKKFKRAGETISLLPQSSNPIHKPIYLHTSDSDAIVGKVLSILKN; encoded by the coding sequence ATGCTAACCACTCGCCAAAATCGCTTCCTCGAGCTGCTGCGCAACTTCATCGCGCTGCACGGCGACTCCCCGACGCTCGCCGAGATGAAAGTCTGGATGGAGGAGAATGACTGGGGCGAAGTCTCAAGTCTGAATAGCGTGAAGCAATATCTCGACGCTTTGGTGGACAAAGGCTTCATCGCACGCGAAAGTAAAAAGCGCGGCATTACGCTCGTCGACGACAAACTCACGACACAAAAAATCCCGCTCATCGATTCGCGCGTTTCTTGCGGCAGCGCGACCAATTTACTCGAAGACAACGCCTGCGACTTTCTCGAAGTTTCGAAGAAATTGATTCGTAGTTTTGAAAAAGTTTTTGCTTTCCGCTGCGAGGGCGACTCGATGAATCAAGCCGGCATCGACGACGGCGACTGTGTCCTCGTCCGACCTGAGACACATGATGTACGCGATGGTGATTTGGTTTTGGCAAGCGTGAATGACTGCGGCATAGTCAAGAAATTCAAACGCGCTGGCGAAACAATCTCACTCCTACCCCAGAGCTCGAACCCGATTCACAAACCAATCTATCTGCACACGAGCGACAGCGACGCGATTGTCGGGAAAGTCCTCAGCATTTTAAAAAACTAA